The Pseudalkalibacillus hwajinpoensis DNA window AACATTCGAACGGATCCGATGCGTCTTGCCGCACAGGTAGTCTCGGGGATTGGTTTTATTGGTGCAGGAGTTATACTGAGGCGGAATAATGATGCCATTTCGGGCTTAACAACAGCGGCGATTATCTGGGGTGCTGCAGGACTTGGAATTGCGGCAGGTGCAGAATTTTATTTCGAGGCCTTTGTGGGAGCGTCGTTGATTCTTTTCAGCGTTAATATTCTTCCACTTATTATAAAGAAAATAGGCCCAAGACAACTCAGACAGAGAGAGATGCGGGCCAAAATCACGCTTCAAAAAGGAACTGATATTACAGCATTCATGAGTGCAATCCAGGAAGCAGATTTTAAAATTAAACATGTTAGGGTGCGGGATACAAAGGAGAAAGACCATCAAGTAG harbors:
- a CDS encoding MgtC/SapB family protein, yielding MIVVVVKLCISACLGLMIGIERELKHKPLGLKTCIVIAVSSCLLTIVSIESAETFSELSPNIRTDPMRLAAQVVSGIGFIGAGVILRRNNDAISGLTTAAIIWGAAGLGIAAGAEFYFEAFVGASLILFSVNILPLIIKKIGPRQLRQREMRAKITLQKGTDITAFMSAIQEADFKIKHVRVRDTKEKDHQVELRLMTFEVNYTTSIYQKLRQLDGAIFVEVEG